From Panthera tigris isolate Pti1 chromosome D3, P.tigris_Pti1_mat1.1, whole genome shotgun sequence, one genomic window encodes:
- the LOC122232384 gene encoding piezo-type mechanosensitive ion channel component 2-like — MFSMDMSSSSADSGSLASSEPTQCTMRYSRQGTTETIAEVEAEQDDEAVAKDADQGGEEAADLGPEETSEASEAGLTPDAELPHYSTEDGDVEAPPSYSKAVSFERLSFGSRDDSAGQSHMAVSPDESRSDRLESSILPPLTHKLTTSELL, encoded by the exons ATGTTCAGCATGGATATGTCCTCCTCATCAGCTGACAGTGGCAGTTTAGCATCAAG CGAGCCCACGCAGTGCACAATGCGGTACTCGCGCCAGGGGACCACGGAAACCATAGCGGAGGTGGAGGCCGAGCAGGATGACGAGGCGGTGGCCAAAGACGCCgaccagggaggggaggaggccgcGGACTTGGGGCCGGAGGAGACCTCGGAGGCCTCGGAGGCCGGCCTCACCCCAGATGCCGAGCTGCCGCACTACTCCACCGAGGATGGGGACGTGGAGGCGCCTCCCTCCTACAGCAAGGCGGTCAGCTTCGAGCGCCTGTCCTTCGGCTCGCGGGACGACTCTGCAGGCCAGAGCCACATGGCCGTGAGCCCTGACGAGAGCCGCTCAGACAGGCTCGAGTCCAGCATCTTACCGCCCCTGACTCACAAGCTGACGACCAGCGAGCTGCTCTGA